One window of Medicago truncatula cultivar Jemalong A17 chromosome 2, MtrunA17r5.0-ANR, whole genome shotgun sequence genomic DNA carries:
- the LOC11446803 gene encoding dof zinc finger protein DOF1.4 translates to MGLSSKQVSSRGVDWNQTLLQDQNLELPKTLPMRKQQQQNHQLEAVNCPRCDSTNTKFCYYNNYNKSQPRHFCRACKRHWTKGGTLRNVPVGGVRKNKRVKISTSISTTSKTTISTSFTTTSNANRLNKKNTPSSMHESLIHPPSFLPPQNLISTKDQSEGNNEEFGIGNGMFLSSSMPFHQNQSFIFPFSNSSTLRSNNGYNYGDEEFKIMEESTINNSAMPSTSGSGTITQPWEIPATSSGMDMSNYWSWEDIDSLVSTDLNVPWDDSDIKP, encoded by the coding sequence ATGGGTTTGAGTTCTAAGCAAGTTTCTAGTAGAGGTGTTGATTGGAACCAAACATTGTTGCAAGATCAAAACTTGGAACTTCCAAAGACTCTTCCCATGAGGAAACAACAGCAACAAAATCACCAACTAGAGGCAGTGAATTGTCCAAGATGTGACTCTACAAATACCAAATTTTGTTACTACAACAACTATAACAAGTCTCAACCTCGCCATTTCTGCAGGGCTTGTAAGAGACATTGGACTAAAGGTGGTACTCTAAGGAATGTTCCTGTTGGTGGTGTTAGGAAGAATAAGAGAGTCAAGATATCAACCTCTATTAGCACCACCTCAAAAACTACTATTAGCACCTCCTTCACCACCACCTCAAATGCCAATAggctgaataaaaaaaacacacctTCTTCTATGCATGAATCTCTTATTCATCCACCATCTTTTTTGCCACCACAGAATCTAATCAGTACCAAAGATCAATCAGAAGGTAATAATGAAGAGTTTGGTATTGGTAATGGCATGTTTCTGAGTTCATCTATGCCCTTTCATCAAAACCAAAGCTTTATATTCCCATTCTCAAACTCAAGCACTTTAAGGTCAAATAATGGATATAACTATGGTGATGAAGAGTTTAAAATAATGGAGGAGTCAACTATTAACAACAGTGCAATGCCAAGCACTAGTGGTAGTGGCACTATTACACAGCCATGGGAGATACCTGCAACAAGTAGTGGAATGGATATGTCAAACTATTGGAGTTGGGAGGATATTGATTCTTTGGTCTCAACTGATCTAAATGTTCCTTGGGATGATTCTGATatcaaaccttaa